In Gossypium arboreum isolate Shixiya-1 chromosome 5, ASM2569848v2, whole genome shotgun sequence, a single genomic region encodes these proteins:
- the LOC108452183 gene encoding protein CHUP1, chloroplastic-like isoform X1, with protein MLLVVMSREKSVLRALLLKLGIVVAISSAGFVYSRLRARMTKPYLPPPPSSLPVSVCCSEVDSRGIDQGEDYVPDLRSAAASGPEETSAQGASVGLSSSARHGGDVLLLQEFNDLVEEFDTSRAFRTAGKDGYEQEIKHLRNMVRVLREREQNLEVQLLEYYGLKEQESAVEELKNQLKINNMETKLFTLKIASLQSENQRLEKQVADHEKVVAELQTAKSRIKVLKKKLRHEFEQNREQILSVQKRVARLQEQEVKASADNHDAKSKLGSLKVLEGEAEELRQSNARLQIENSELARKLESTQILADSVLENPEAQALNKMRECLMLENEDLKKRMEQLQEDRCADAEELVYLRWINACLRYELRNFTPIPGKTVAKDLNKSLSHKSEEKAKQLILQYARAEGMDSMDFDCDQWSCSQAFYSTDNGEADDLSFGNSSAKKTPNSRRIKFFRNLRRLILGKDVHNQSQASSTSKTDNPEDFDSSTWSSGRRNDFVNMLQSNSDRFTTPPQSSPSTFLDVDQIKDTEKLRRNSDCGPYGYRKHNISGRENTLDSPLDRASYSHRKSDVMKFAEALKQSGTGGEKPQRAASII; from the exons ATGTTGTTGGTTGTGATGTCAAGAGAAAAGAGCGTTTTAAGGGCTCTTTTATTGAAACTTGGGATTGTTGTTGCTATCTCTTCTGCTGGTTTTGTGTATTCTAGACTTAGAGCAAGAATGACCAAACCGTATTTGCCGCCTCCACCTTCATCACTGCCCGTTTCAG TTTGTTGCAGTGAAGTTGATTCAAGAGGAATCGATCAGGGTGAAGACTATGTTCCGGACTTAAGGTCGGCCGCAGCTTCTGGTCCT GAAGAAACATCGGCGCAAGGAGCTTCCGTTGGTCTTTCTTCAAGTGCTAGACATGGCGGAGATGTGCTTCTCTTGCAAGAGTTTAATGATCTTGTTGAGGAATTTGACACTTCAAGAGCATTTAGAACTGCTGGAAAGGATGGTTATGAGCAAGAGATCAAGCACCTTAGAAATATGGTAAGAGTGCTTAGGGAGAGGGAGCAGAATCTCGAGGTCCAGCTACTGGAATATTATGGCCTTAAAGAACAAGAATCAGCAGTTGAGGAGCTCAAAAACCAGTTGAAGATAAACAATAtggagaccaagcttttcactcTCAAGATTGCGTCCTTACAGTCGGAAAACCAAAGATTAGAAAAACAAGTTGCTGATCATGAAAAAGTCGTAGCCGAGCTTCAGACTGCTAAATCTAGAATTAAGGTGCTTAAAAAGAAACTTCGGCATGAGTTTGAGCAGAATAGAGAGCAGATTCTAAGTGTTCAAAAGAGGGTGGCTAGATTACAAGAGCAAGAAGTCAAGGCTTCTGCGGATAATCACGATGCTAAATCAAAGTTAGGAAGTTTAAAGGTTTTGGAAGGTGAGGCAGAAGAGTTGAGGCAATCTAATGCGAGATTGCAGATAGAAAATTCGGAACTGGCTCGGAAGTTGGAGTCAACCCAAATCCTTGCGGATTCTGTTTTGGAGAATCCTGAG GCACAAGCATTAAACAAAATGCGCGAGTGTTTGATGCTAGAAAACGAAGACTTGAAGAAGCGAATGGAACAGCTCCAGGAAGATAGATGCGCCGATGCTGAAGAACTAGTGTATCTCCGATGGATAAACGCTTGCTTGCGGTATGAGCTGAGGAATTTTACACCCATTCCTGGTAAAACAGTTGCTAAAGACCTAAACAAAAGCTTAAGCCATAAGTCGGAGGAGAAAGCCAAACAACTAATTCTTCAATACGCTCGCGCTGAAGGAATGGATAGCATGGATTTTGATTGTGATCAATGGTCTTGCTCCCAAGCCTTCTATAGTACCGACAACGGAGAAGCAGATGATTTATCATTCGGGAATTCATCCGCTAAGAAAACCCCGAATTCAAGAAGGATTAAGTTTTTCAGGAACCTCAGGAGATTAATACTGGGAAAGGACGTTCATAATCAGAGCCAGGCTTCATCAACGAGCAAAACCGATAATCCCGAAGACTTCGATTCATCAACCTGGAGTTCAGGTAGAAGGAATGATTTCGTAAATATGCTACAAAGCAATAGTGATAGGTTCACAACTCCACCTCAGAGTTCACCTTCAACCTTTTTGGATGTTGATCAAATCAAAGACACAGAGAAGCTCCGAAGAAACAGCGACTGCGGTCCTTACGGATATAGAAAACACAACATTTCAGGCAGGGAAAATACTTTGGACTCTCCTCTTGACCGAGCTTCCTATTCTCATCGGAAATCTGACGTTATGAAGTTTGCAGAAGCATTAAAACAGTCGGGAACAGGAGGAGAAAAGCCTCAGAGGGCAGCAAGCATTATATAA
- the LOC108451203 gene encoding probable LRR receptor-like protein kinase At1g51890 translates to MFNGSIPAELMERANQVSSSDQKTDVVDSRKTNQLQGSSKNRQFTHAQLKRMTNNFGRVVGKGGFGTLYHGYDETQVAVKMLSPSPVQGYKQFQAEVELLFRVHHRNLATIVGYCDDGSNMGLIYEFMAKGNLAEYLKDSSRGVLNWKGRLGIALEAAHKDSFGVALLEIITNRPVTTKTYNQATHISQWVRLMLSNGDMEAIADSRTQGDFEIASMKKEVEVAMACVSSTSTKRPTMNDVVIELNRCLSAEIDRNYSPNMDDDQRQNSSPSLESKNRRFTFAEVQRMTNNLERILGKRGFGTVFSGYLDDTQAAVKMPSHSSVQGYKQRYI, encoded by the exons ATGTTTAATGGTTCAATTCCAGCAGAACTCATGGAAAGGGCAAACCAGG TTTCATCATCGGATCAGAAGACTGATGTGGTGGATTCCAGAAAAACAAACCAGTTGCAGGGTTCATCAAAGAACCGGCAGTTCACTCATGCTCAGCTCAAAAGGATGACAAACAATTTTGGAAGGGTTGTTGGTAAAGGAGGATTCGGAACACTTTACCACGGCTATGATGAAACTCAAGTAGCAGTCAAAATGCTTTCTCCATCACCAGTTCAAGGGTATAAGCAGTTTCAAGCAGAG GTGGAACTTCTTTTCAGAGTTCATCATAGAAATTTGGCGACAATTGTAGGGTATTGTGATGATGGCAGCAACATGGGACTCATATACGAGTTCATGGCCAAAGGAAACTTAGCCGAGTATCTCAAAG ATAGCAGCCGTGGTGTTTTGAATTGGAAAGGTAGACTTGGCATAGCCCTAGAAGCAGCACACAAG GATAGCTTCGGGGTCGCTCTGTTGGAGATAATCACGAACCGACCAGTGACCACAAAAACTTATAATCAGGCTACACACATAAGCCAATGGGTTAGATTGATGTTATCCAATGGTGATATGGAAGCCATTGCTGATTCAAGAACGCAAGGAGACTTTGAGATTGCCTCAATGAAAAAAGAAGTTGAAGTGGCAATGGCTTGTGTATCTTCAACTTCCACGAAAAGGCCAACTATGAATGACGTTGTCATAGAATTGAACAGGTGTTTGTCAGCCGAAATCGACAGGAATTATA GTCCAAATATGGATGATGATCAACGCCAAAACTCATCCCCGTCACTGGAGTCAAAGAATAGGCGGTTCACGTTTGCTGAGGTGCAGAGAATGACTAACAACTTGGAAAGAATTCTCGGGAAAAGAGGATTCGGTACCGTTTTCAGTGGATACTTGGATGACACTCAAGCAGCAGTAAAAATGCCATCTCATTCATCAGTTCAAGGTTATAAGCAGAGGTATATATGA
- the LOC108452183 gene encoding protein CHUP1, chloroplastic-like isoform X2: protein MICTASLLTPKSSPKINQPQLIVCCSEVDSRGIDQGEDYVPDLRSAAASGPEETSAQGASVGLSSSARHGGDVLLLQEFNDLVEEFDTSRAFRTAGKDGYEQEIKHLRNMVRVLREREQNLEVQLLEYYGLKEQESAVEELKNQLKINNMETKLFTLKIASLQSENQRLEKQVADHEKVVAELQTAKSRIKVLKKKLRHEFEQNREQILSVQKRVARLQEQEVKASADNHDAKSKLGSLKVLEGEAEELRQSNARLQIENSELARKLESTQILADSVLENPEAQALNKMRECLMLENEDLKKRMEQLQEDRCADAEELVYLRWINACLRYELRNFTPIPGKTVAKDLNKSLSHKSEEKAKQLILQYARAEGMDSMDFDCDQWSCSQAFYSTDNGEADDLSFGNSSAKKTPNSRRIKFFRNLRRLILGKDVHNQSQASSTSKTDNPEDFDSSTWSSGRRNDFVNMLQSNSDRFTTPPQSSPSTFLDVDQIKDTEKLRRNSDCGPYGYRKHNISGRENTLDSPLDRASYSHRKSDVMKFAEALKQSGTGGEKPQRAASII from the exons ATGATCTGTACTGCTTCATTACTGACACCCAAATCAAGTCCCAAAATAAACCAACCCCAACTAATAG TTTGTTGCAGTGAAGTTGATTCAAGAGGAATCGATCAGGGTGAAGACTATGTTCCGGACTTAAGGTCGGCCGCAGCTTCTGGTCCT GAAGAAACATCGGCGCAAGGAGCTTCCGTTGGTCTTTCTTCAAGTGCTAGACATGGCGGAGATGTGCTTCTCTTGCAAGAGTTTAATGATCTTGTTGAGGAATTTGACACTTCAAGAGCATTTAGAACTGCTGGAAAGGATGGTTATGAGCAAGAGATCAAGCACCTTAGAAATATGGTAAGAGTGCTTAGGGAGAGGGAGCAGAATCTCGAGGTCCAGCTACTGGAATATTATGGCCTTAAAGAACAAGAATCAGCAGTTGAGGAGCTCAAAAACCAGTTGAAGATAAACAATAtggagaccaagcttttcactcTCAAGATTGCGTCCTTACAGTCGGAAAACCAAAGATTAGAAAAACAAGTTGCTGATCATGAAAAAGTCGTAGCCGAGCTTCAGACTGCTAAATCTAGAATTAAGGTGCTTAAAAAGAAACTTCGGCATGAGTTTGAGCAGAATAGAGAGCAGATTCTAAGTGTTCAAAAGAGGGTGGCTAGATTACAAGAGCAAGAAGTCAAGGCTTCTGCGGATAATCACGATGCTAAATCAAAGTTAGGAAGTTTAAAGGTTTTGGAAGGTGAGGCAGAAGAGTTGAGGCAATCTAATGCGAGATTGCAGATAGAAAATTCGGAACTGGCTCGGAAGTTGGAGTCAACCCAAATCCTTGCGGATTCTGTTTTGGAGAATCCTGAG GCACAAGCATTAAACAAAATGCGCGAGTGTTTGATGCTAGAAAACGAAGACTTGAAGAAGCGAATGGAACAGCTCCAGGAAGATAGATGCGCCGATGCTGAAGAACTAGTGTATCTCCGATGGATAAACGCTTGCTTGCGGTATGAGCTGAGGAATTTTACACCCATTCCTGGTAAAACAGTTGCTAAAGACCTAAACAAAAGCTTAAGCCATAAGTCGGAGGAGAAAGCCAAACAACTAATTCTTCAATACGCTCGCGCTGAAGGAATGGATAGCATGGATTTTGATTGTGATCAATGGTCTTGCTCCCAAGCCTTCTATAGTACCGACAACGGAGAAGCAGATGATTTATCATTCGGGAATTCATCCGCTAAGAAAACCCCGAATTCAAGAAGGATTAAGTTTTTCAGGAACCTCAGGAGATTAATACTGGGAAAGGACGTTCATAATCAGAGCCAGGCTTCATCAACGAGCAAAACCGATAATCCCGAAGACTTCGATTCATCAACCTGGAGTTCAGGTAGAAGGAATGATTTCGTAAATATGCTACAAAGCAATAGTGATAGGTTCACAACTCCACCTCAGAGTTCACCTTCAACCTTTTTGGATGTTGATCAAATCAAAGACACAGAGAAGCTCCGAAGAAACAGCGACTGCGGTCCTTACGGATATAGAAAACACAACATTTCAGGCAGGGAAAATACTTTGGACTCTCCTCTTGACCGAGCTTCCTATTCTCATCGGAAATCTGACGTTATGAAGTTTGCAGAAGCATTAAAACAGTCGGGAACAGGAGGAGAAAAGCCTCAGAGGGCAGCAAGCATTATATAA
- the LOC108452183 gene encoding protein CHUP1, chloroplastic-like isoform X3, with the protein MTKPYLPPPPSSLPVSVCCSEVDSRGIDQGEDYVPDLRSAAASGPEETSAQGASVGLSSSARHGGDVLLLQEFNDLVEEFDTSRAFRTAGKDGYEQEIKHLRNMVRVLREREQNLEVQLLEYYGLKEQESAVEELKNQLKINNMETKLFTLKIASLQSENQRLEKQVADHEKVVAELQTAKSRIKVLKKKLRHEFEQNREQILSVQKRVARLQEQEVKASADNHDAKSKLGSLKVLEGEAEELRQSNARLQIENSELARKLESTQILADSVLENPEAQALNKMRECLMLENEDLKKRMEQLQEDRCADAEELVYLRWINACLRYELRNFTPIPGKTVAKDLNKSLSHKSEEKAKQLILQYARAEGMDSMDFDCDQWSCSQAFYSTDNGEADDLSFGNSSAKKTPNSRRIKFFRNLRRLILGKDVHNQSQASSTSKTDNPEDFDSSTWSSGRRNDFVNMLQSNSDRFTTPPQSSPSTFLDVDQIKDTEKLRRNSDCGPYGYRKHNISGRENTLDSPLDRASYSHRKSDVMKFAEALKQSGTGGEKPQRAASII; encoded by the exons ATGACCAAACCGTATTTGCCGCCTCCACCTTCATCACTGCCCGTTTCAG TTTGTTGCAGTGAAGTTGATTCAAGAGGAATCGATCAGGGTGAAGACTATGTTCCGGACTTAAGGTCGGCCGCAGCTTCTGGTCCT GAAGAAACATCGGCGCAAGGAGCTTCCGTTGGTCTTTCTTCAAGTGCTAGACATGGCGGAGATGTGCTTCTCTTGCAAGAGTTTAATGATCTTGTTGAGGAATTTGACACTTCAAGAGCATTTAGAACTGCTGGAAAGGATGGTTATGAGCAAGAGATCAAGCACCTTAGAAATATGGTAAGAGTGCTTAGGGAGAGGGAGCAGAATCTCGAGGTCCAGCTACTGGAATATTATGGCCTTAAAGAACAAGAATCAGCAGTTGAGGAGCTCAAAAACCAGTTGAAGATAAACAATAtggagaccaagcttttcactcTCAAGATTGCGTCCTTACAGTCGGAAAACCAAAGATTAGAAAAACAAGTTGCTGATCATGAAAAAGTCGTAGCCGAGCTTCAGACTGCTAAATCTAGAATTAAGGTGCTTAAAAAGAAACTTCGGCATGAGTTTGAGCAGAATAGAGAGCAGATTCTAAGTGTTCAAAAGAGGGTGGCTAGATTACAAGAGCAAGAAGTCAAGGCTTCTGCGGATAATCACGATGCTAAATCAAAGTTAGGAAGTTTAAAGGTTTTGGAAGGTGAGGCAGAAGAGTTGAGGCAATCTAATGCGAGATTGCAGATAGAAAATTCGGAACTGGCTCGGAAGTTGGAGTCAACCCAAATCCTTGCGGATTCTGTTTTGGAGAATCCTGAG GCACAAGCATTAAACAAAATGCGCGAGTGTTTGATGCTAGAAAACGAAGACTTGAAGAAGCGAATGGAACAGCTCCAGGAAGATAGATGCGCCGATGCTGAAGAACTAGTGTATCTCCGATGGATAAACGCTTGCTTGCGGTATGAGCTGAGGAATTTTACACCCATTCCTGGTAAAACAGTTGCTAAAGACCTAAACAAAAGCTTAAGCCATAAGTCGGAGGAGAAAGCCAAACAACTAATTCTTCAATACGCTCGCGCTGAAGGAATGGATAGCATGGATTTTGATTGTGATCAATGGTCTTGCTCCCAAGCCTTCTATAGTACCGACAACGGAGAAGCAGATGATTTATCATTCGGGAATTCATCCGCTAAGAAAACCCCGAATTCAAGAAGGATTAAGTTTTTCAGGAACCTCAGGAGATTAATACTGGGAAAGGACGTTCATAATCAGAGCCAGGCTTCATCAACGAGCAAAACCGATAATCCCGAAGACTTCGATTCATCAACCTGGAGTTCAGGTAGAAGGAATGATTTCGTAAATATGCTACAAAGCAATAGTGATAGGTTCACAACTCCACCTCAGAGTTCACCTTCAACCTTTTTGGATGTTGATCAAATCAAAGACACAGAGAAGCTCCGAAGAAACAGCGACTGCGGTCCTTACGGATATAGAAAACACAACATTTCAGGCAGGGAAAATACTTTGGACTCTCCTCTTGACCGAGCTTCCTATTCTCATCGGAAATCTGACGTTATGAAGTTTGCAGAAGCATTAAAACAGTCGGGAACAGGAGGAGAAAAGCCTCAGAGGGCAGCAAGCATTATATAA
- the LOC108450278 gene encoding GDSL esterase/lipase APG-like: MDGYYSRRVIMFVVFAFAAINRGYGQESTTLVPAIITFGDSVVDVGNNDYLPTIFKANYPPYGRDFANKKPTGRFCNGKLATDITAETLGFTTYPPAYLSPEASGKNLLIGANFASAGSGYDDKASMVNHAITLTQQLEYFKEYQAKLAKVAGSTKSASIIKDALYVLSAGSGDFLQNYYVNPLLNHAYTPDQYGSFLIDTFTNFVKNLYGLGARKIGVTSLPPLGCVPLARTLFGYHEKGCISRFNTDAQQFNKKLNAAAANLQKQHPGLKIVVFDIFKALYDIVKSPSNYGFVEATKGCCGTGTVETTAFLCNPKAAGTCSNASQYVFWDSVHPSQAANLVLADALIVQGIALI, translated from the exons ATGGATGGTTATTATAGCAGAAGGGTAATCATGTTTGTGGTGTTTGCATTTGCAGCAATAAACAGAGGGTATGGACAAGAATCAACCACTCTTGTTCCTGCAATCATCACCTTTGGTGACTCTGTGGTAGATGTGGGTAATAATGACTATCTCCCTACCATCTTCAAGGCTAACTATCCTCCTTATGGACGGGACTTTGCCAACAAAAAGCCTACTGGGAGGTTTTGCAATGGAAAATTAGCCACTGACATCACTG CTGAAACTCTGGGGTTTACAACTTATCCACCAGCTTACCTTAGCCCAGAAGCATCAGGGAAGAACCTTCTGATTGGAGCCAATTTTGCTTCAGCAGGCTCTGGCTATGATGACAAAGCTTCCATGGTGAAT CATGCCATCACATTGACCCAGCAATTAGAGTATTTCAAGGAATACCAGGCAAAGCTAGCAAAGGTAGCAGGCAGCACCAAATCAGCATCCATTATCAAGGATGCACTGTATGTATTGAGTGCAGGAAGTGGTGACTTCCTCCAGAACTACTATGTCAACCCTCTACTTAACCATGCCTATACTCCAGACCAGTACGGATCATTCCTTATTGATACCTTCACAAACTTCGTCAAG AACCTCTATGGGTTGGGAGCTAGGAAAATTGGGGTTACCTCACTTCCACCGTTAGGTTGCGTTCCATTAGCAAGAACATTGTTCGGTTACCACGAGAAAGGATGCATTTCCAGGTTCAATACCGATGCTCAACAATTTAATAAAAAGCTCAACGCCGCAGCAGCCAATCTCCAGAAGCAGCATCCTGGTCTTAAGATTGTGGTTTTCGACATATTCAAGGCACTTTACGACATTGTTAAATCTCCCTCTAACTATG GTTTTGTTGAAGCAACAAAAGGATGTTGTGGAACAGGAACAGTAGAGACAACCGCATTTTTGTGCAATCCAAAGGCAGCAGGAACTTGTTCCAATGCCAGCCAATATGTATTTTGGGACAGTGTTCATCCATCTCAGGCTGCTAATCTAGTCCTTGCAGATGCATTGATTGTTCAGGGCATTGCCCTCATTTGA
- the LOC108450760 gene encoding inositol oxygenase 1-like produces the protein MTILIDQPELGVEAGVNKLDNADNELVLDGGFVVPQTNSFGHTFRDYHVESERQQGVENFYRTNHIYQTYDFVKRMRTEYGKLNKMEMGIWECCELLNDVIDESDPDLDEPQIEHLLQTAEAIRKDYPNEDWMHLTGLIHDLGKVLLHPGFGELPQWAVVGDTFPVGCAFDKSIVHHKYFEENPDYHNSDYNTKYGVYSEGCGLNNVMMSWGHDDYMYLVAKGNNTTLPPAALFIIRYHSFYALHKSGAYRHLMNEEDTENMKWLQIFNKYDLYSKSKVRIDVEKVKPYYLSLIKKYFPAKLRW, from the exons ATGACTATCCTCATTGATCAACCCGAGCTTG GTGTTGAAGCAGGGGTTAACAAGCTCGATAATGCAGACAATGAACTAGTGTTGGATGGGGGATTTGTGGTGCCACAGACAAACTCTTTTGGCCACACTTTTAG AGATTATCATGTTGAAAGTGAGAGGCAACAGGGTGTGGAGAACTTCTACCGGACCAATCATATTTATCAGACTTATGACTTT GTCAAGAGAATGAGAACAGAGTATGGTAAACTGAACAAGATGGAGATGGGCATATGGGAATGCTGTGAACTTCTTAACGACGTAATCGATGAGAGTGACCCTGACTTGGATGAACCTCAGATTGAACACTTGCTGCAAACAGCTGAGGCTATCAGAAAAGACTATCCTAATGAGGACTGGATGCACCTGACTGGCCTTATCCATG ACCTTGGGAAGGTGCTTCTTCATCCTGGTTTTGGGGAGCTTCCACAGTGGGCTGTTGTAG GTGACACATTTCCTGTTGGTTGTGCTTTTGACAAATCAATTGTTCACCACAAG TATTTCGAGGAAAATCCTGACTATCATAACTCCGATTACAACACTAAATATGGGGTGTACTCAGAGGGATGTGGACTTAACAATGTGATGATGTCGTGGGGGCATGATGACTACATGTATCTG GTGGCCAAGGGGAACAATACGACTCTGCCACCAGCAGCTCTTTTCATCATTCGATACCACTCGTTTTATG CATTGCATAAGTCAGGAGCATACAGGCACCTAATGAACGAGGAGGATACTGAGAATATGAAGTGGCTCCAAATATTCAA TAAATATGATCTTTACAGCAAGAGCAAAGTCCGGATCGATGTCGAAAAGGTCAAGCCATATTATCTCTCACTCATTAAAAAG TACTTCCCGGCGAAGTTAAGATGGTGA